Proteins encoded by one window of Glycine soja cultivar W05 chromosome 15, ASM419377v2, whole genome shotgun sequence:
- the LOC114386837 gene encoding transcription factor GTE1-like: MDPTLDVSTPSPNVIEEDLNSFWQSIYENSNKVQKLEEQVAEVQKFYSTINDQVNDAKDKGREKHVIGTKRSQQGGSSREANSSNTMKEVMHQFSIIFHQITHQRWAWPFMEPVDVEGLGLHDYYQIIEKPMDFGTIKRKMNAKDGSGYKNVREIYSDVRLVFENAMKYNGEKNDVHIMAKTLLEKFEKKWLQLLPKVAQAEREKEEARVLLEAKRAQEATYAKMTKDIRHALCDVDEQLKNLKEMVIKKCRKLSTHEKLALKKNLSRLNGGNLLKAMSIIHEIDPTFQHDAPQVDLDLDRQSDFILWKLNLFTKEALEDQDKAAAEEMAVNHNVNTEDQKNTNKRRKL, encoded by the exons CTTGAGGAGCAAGTTGCCGAGGTTCAAAAGTTCTACAGTACCATTAATGATCAAGTTAATGATGCCAAAGACAAAGGGCGGGAGAAGCACGTTATTGGCACCAAAAGGTCACAGCAAGGTGGATCAAGTAGGGAAGCTAATTCTTCAAACACAATGAAAGAGGTTATGCACCAGTTTTCCATAATATTTCATCAG ATAACTCATCAAAGATGGGCTTGGCCCTTCATGGAACCTGTAGATGTTGAAGGTCTTGGGCTGCATGACTATTATCAG ATTATCGAAAAGCCTATGGATTTCGGAAcgataaaaaggaaaatgaatgCTAAGGATGGTTCTGGTTATAAGAACGTGCGTGAGATATATTCTGATGTCAGGTTGGTTTTTGAGAATGCAATGAAATACAACGGTGAAAAAAATGATGTCCACATTATGGCGAAGACATTGCTGGAAAAATTTGAGAAGAAATGGCTGCAGCTATTACCTAAAGTTGCTCAGGCG gaaagagaaaaggaagaagcACGTGTGCTGTTGGAAGCGAAGCGTGCTCAAGAAGCTACTTATGCCAAAATGACAAAGGATATAAGACATGCG CTGTGCGATGTTGATGAGCAGTTAAAGAATCTCAAAGAAATGGTGAttaaaaagtgcag GAAACTATCAACTCATGAGAAACTGGCACTTAAGAAAAATTTAAGCAGACTGAATGGTGGCAATCTCCTCAAGGCAATGAGCATAATTCATGAGATTGACCCAACCTTCCAACATGATGCTCCACAGGTCGACCTTGACCTTGATCGTCAG AGTGACTTCATACTGTGGAAACTAAACCTTTTTACCAAAGAAGCACTGGAAGATCAAGACAAAGCTGCTGCTGAGGAGATGGCTGTTAACCACAACGTTAACACTGAGGACCagaaaaacaccaacaaaaggAGGAAACTGTGA